In Flavobacterium sp. CS20, a single window of DNA contains:
- a CDS encoding CcoQ/FixQ family Cbb3-type cytochrome c oxidase assembly chaperone, protein MKFAKQYLETIDGVEIYPIITLLIFFSFFVVLFWWVLTTSKQQSKAMSEMPLENNPKDEDQ, encoded by the coding sequence ATGAAATTTGCAAAACAATATTTAGAAACCATAGATGGGGTTGAAATCTACCCCATTATCACCTTGCTCATTTTCTTTAGCTTCTTTGTAGTGTTATTTTGGTGGGTGCTTACCACTTCAAAACAGCAAAGCAAAGCAATGAGTGAGATGCCTTTAGAAAACAACCCAAAAGACGAAGACCAATGA
- a CDS encoding cbb3-type cytochrome c oxidase N-terminal domain-containing protein translates to MRTTASYFRVIALVVIAIIGTEYFTDLPKGEYAIFVNPFVALFVFMVLIVAIAIEVTVATLNKILYLSLSEDKKKAYDKAQAERSTYFSRKVERLMQALTKSKKIEEEHEIELDHNYDGIRELDNRLPPWWVYSFYITIIFAVVYLIRFEVFNDYDQEEEYLTEVAEAEATIEKWKETAKDFVNAENVTMLEDEARIQNGKQIFVQNCVACHKIDGGGGIGPNLTDEYWILGGGIKNIFNTISEGGRSGKGMVAWKNTLSPSEMHEVASYVMTLQGTTPAEPKEPQGEIWKPENEK, encoded by the coding sequence ATGAGAACAACTGCATCATATTTTAGAGTTATAGCTCTTGTAGTTATAGCCATTATCGGAACCGAATATTTCACGGATTTGCCCAAAGGTGAATATGCTATATTTGTAAATCCCTTTGTCGCACTTTTTGTATTTATGGTTTTAATTGTTGCCATAGCTATTGAAGTTACAGTGGCGACTTTAAATAAAATCTTGTATTTGTCTTTATCTGAAGATAAGAAGAAAGCCTATGACAAAGCTCAAGCTGAAAGATCGACTTATTTCTCAAGAAAGGTAGAAAGATTGATGCAAGCTTTGACAAAAAGTAAAAAAATTGAAGAAGAACACGAGATAGAACTCGACCATAATTACGACGGTATTCGTGAACTTGACAACCGATTACCGCCTTGGTGGGTTTACAGTTTTTATATCACTATCATTTTTGCTGTCGTTTATTTGATTCGTTTTGAAGTATTTAATGATTACGATCAAGAAGAAGAATACCTGACTGAAGTGGCTGAAGCTGAAGCGACTATTGAAAAATGGAAAGAAACTGCCAAGGACTTTGTCAATGCTGAAAATGTTACTATGCTTGAAGATGAAGCACGCATTCAAAACGGGAAACAAATTTTTGTTCAAAACTGTGTAGCTTGTCACAAAATTGATGGTGGTGGCGGTATTGGGCCTAATTTGACAGATGAATATTGGATTCTTGGTGGCGGTATCAAAAATATATTTAATACCATAAGTGAAGGTGGACGTTCTGGCAAAGGTATGGTGGCTTGGAAAAATACTCTTTCACCATCTGAAATGCATGAAGTTGCAAGTTATGTTATGACTCTTCAAGGGACAACACCTGCAGAACCAAAAGAACCACAAGGTGAAATTTGGAAGCCTGAAAATGAAAAATAA